The following coding sequences lie in one Yamadazyma tenuis chromosome 3, complete sequence genomic window:
- a CDS encoding uncharacterized protein (COG:S; EggNog:ENOG503NY06), giving the protein MLLKFKVVHYYLIPLVCLVVWWGMLTALMVCWVVQNKPQYSWNTEYQVPPYISDLGATNLQPLFISCAGFQAIFFVGTLTMEYFLRRYKKLQPFVSKKQPLFSIISIVCAIIGQLGILFVSIFKTTRFHRVHLSMVAVFIVFSFFTCVFNFLNSFIFGYYPTRLSPNHEKVIFGTHRWANLYMVSFVLKTFWLVGAVVFAVLFGWYMKDDHPSLSAAFEWTISYWYGFLLVLWAIDLFPSAVKHYQLRHPDQYPEKDLSHIHLDPNNPADLTKLEERSVSTFGSPTFAGQEL; this is encoded by the coding sequence ATGTTGCTTAAGTTCAAAGTTGTCCACTACTACCTTATCCCACTAGTGTGCCTCGTGGTATGGTGGGGCATGCTCACAGCCCTCATGGTGTGCTGGGTGGTGCAAAACAAACCACAGTATTCGTGGAACACGGAATATCAGGTACCTCCATACATTAGTGACTTGGGTGCCACCAACCTCCAGCCACTATTTATTCTGTGCGCTGGGTTCCAGGCAATCTTCTTTGTGGGAACCCTCACCATGGAGTACTTTTTGCGCCGGTACAAGAAGCTTCAACCGTTTGTGCTGAAGAAACAGCCATTGTTCAGCATCATTTCCATCGTGTGTGCCATTATCGGCCAATTGGGCATTTTATTTGTatccatcttcaaaactaCCCGCTTCCACCGTGTGCACTTGCTGATGGTAGCGGTTTTCATTGTgttttccttcttcacGTGTgtgttcaactttctcaATTCGTTTATCTTTGGCTACTATCCCACCCGGTTGAGTCCCAACCACGAAAAAGTCATTTTCGGGACCCACCGATGGGCCAATCTCTACATGGTGTCGTTTGTGCTTAAGACCTTCTGGTTGGTGGGGGCAGTGGTGTTTGCGGTGCTCTTTGGCTGGTACATGAAAGACGACCACCCCAGTTTATCAGCCGCATTCGAGTGGACAATTTCATATTGGTACGGGTTTCTCTTGGTGTTGTGGGCAATCGACTTGTTCCCCAGTGCCGTCAAGCACTACCAGCTCCGGCACCCGGACCAGTATCCGGAGAAGGATTTGTCACATATTCACTTGGATCCTAATAACCCAGCggatttgaccaagttggaGGAGCGGTCGGTGCTGACCTTCGGGTCGCCTACGTTTGCCGGCCAGGAGTTGTAG
- a CDS encoding uncharacterized protein (EggNog:ENOG503NV5R; COG:S; BUSCO:EOG09264WF4), translated as MTRDYTVFEEVKATKKDILNCRFSSWYPKLQEHSFEAEILGPLPSQFVEYLGAESIRLPLEDKVELDVTSDNEYSDWEDEEDSAEESDPIQGFVDLHEQVNEVVKKYRAVAPKLNWSAPKDSCWIMLNKTMKCQSASDVYLMLNASDHITHDLDFPFEDTHDEESDPEFDYELVLRKWRDINPALEFRVFVRNGEVVGKSQRDLNYYDYLEKLIGDNKLDDTINSFVKKTVVPVIENRSFIVDVYVPKPFSKVYVVDINPFTRITDSILYTWSELLNDKEDKTRLITETNIGRFKTKAYSENQVPLDVIQASSDPNSLAQLAREWQINEKK; from the coding sequence ATGACAAGGGACTACactgtttttgaagaagtcaaggCGACCAAAAAGGACATTCTTAACTGTAGATTTTCCAGCTGGTACCCCAAGTTGCAGGAACATTCGTTTGAAGCGGAGATTTTAGGTCCTTTACCATCTCAGTTTGTTGAGTACTTGGGGGCTGAAAGCATCAGATTACCACTCGAAGACAAGGTCGAACTTGATGTCACCAGCGATAACGAGTACAGTGACTGggaggatgaagaagacagTGCAGAAGAGCTGGACCCAATACAAGGGTTTGTCGACCTCCACGAACAAGTGAAtgaggtggtgaagaagtaCCGGGCAGTTGCACCCAAGTTAAACTGGTCAGCGCCCAAAGACAGCTGCTGGATCATGCTCAACAAAACTATGAAGTGTCAAAGCGCGAGCGATGTGTACTTGATGTTAAATGCTTCAGACCACATTACTCATGATTTGGACTTTCCGTTCGAAGACACCCACGATGAAGAAAGTGATCCCGAGTTTGACTACGAGTTGGTGCTACGTAAGTGGAGAGACATTAACCCTGCATTGGAGTTCAGGGTGTTTGTGAGAAATGGCGAGGTGGTGGGCAAATCGCAACGGGACTTGAACTACTACGATTACTTGGAGAAGCTCATTGGAGATAATAAGCTTGATGACACAATCAACCTGTTTGTGAAGAAAACAGTTGTGCCGGTGATCGAGAATAGAAGCTTTATCGTGGATGTGTATGTTCCTAAGCCGTTTTCGAAGGTGTATGTGGTTGATATAAACCCGTTTACAAGAATTACTGACTCGATATTGTATACGTGGAGTGAGCTTTTGAACGACAAGGAGGATAAAACGAGACTTATAACTGAAACTAACATAGGCCGGTTCAAGACGAAAGCATACTCGGAGAACCAGGTGCCACTAGACGTGATACAAGCGAGCCTGGACCCTAATTCTTTGGCGCAGTTGGCTCGAGAATGGCAGATTAACGAGAAGAAGTAG
- the SAP8_2 gene encoding peptidase A1-like protein (MEROPS:MER0000932; EggNog:ENOG503NXPH; COG:O): MSLAWVASAATIPSGFQKRGDGYIKLGFDIQSAGHKNISPPGLSKRSGTDNLPLFQDSYFYKADIQVGSRNDAISVEIDTGSSDLWIIDTSAGVSTSAGTYDSSKSSTYQYVNNQFEIGYVDGSSATGNLVKDTVTLGSGSGGPVLKNQEFGDVTSTSLGQGIFGIGFPSLEAGHQNSNAAIYTNIPANLKAQGYIQKNAYSLYLDGVGDSSGTVLFGGIDHDKYSGDLVTLPVTNSDRLNVDVDSFGVGNSNISDGTSYTLDSGSTNTWLPASALKSLADAAGAIYDSNIGAYVFSDCNSIPEVSVNFNGISITIPSTDVSKTLYSNNGNVLAQCGLLFFENNNYPTLGDNFLRHAYVVYDLDDREISLAQVVSSASENITPIS; this comes from the coding sequence ATGTCATTGGCCTGGGTAGCTAGTGCTGCCACCATTCCCTCcggtttccaaaagagagGCGACGGGTACATCAAGTTGGGGTTTGACATTCAATCCGCCGGTCACAAAAACATTTCTCCTCCAGGTTTGTCCAAGAGAAGTGGAACTGATAATCTTCCATTGTTCCAGGACAGCTACTTCTACAAGGCTGATATCCAGGTGGGATCTCGGAACGATGCTATTAGCGTGGAAATCGATACCGGCTCGTCTGACTTGTGGATTATAGACACTTCTGCTGGAGTGAGCACTTCTGCTGGAACCTACgattcttccaagtcctcgACCTACCAGTACGTCAACAACCAGTTTGAGATTGGGTACGTTGACGGGTCCAGCGCCACCGGAAACCTCGTCAAGGATACCGTCACGTTGGGGTCTGGGTCAGGAGGGCCagtgttgaaaaaccagGAGTTTGGCGATGTCACCAGCACCAGTCTTGGTCAGGGTATTTTCGGTATTGGGTTCCCTTCTTTGGAAGCTGGACACCAAAATAGCAATGCAGCTATCTACACAAATATTCCTGCAAACTTAAAGGCCCAGGGATACATCCAGAAGAATGCTTATTCGCTCTACTTGGATGGAGTCGGAGATAGTAGTGGAACTGTTCTCTTTGGAGGCATTGATCACGACAAGTACTCGGGAGACTTGGTGACATTGCCAGTAACCAACAGTGACAGACTTAATGTCGATGTTGACagttttggtgttggtaaTTCCAATATTAGCGACGGAACTTCCTATACCCTAGACTCGGGTTCGACCAACACCTGGTTACCAGCAAGTGCGCTTAAACTGCTTGCTGATGCCGCAGGAGCCATTTACGATTCGAACATTGGGGCATATGTGTTTAGTGACTGCAACAGTATTCCTGAGGTGAGTGTTAACTTCAATGGCATTTCGATTACGATACCTTCAACCGATGTGTCCAAGACGTTGTATTCGAATAACGGGAATGTCCTTGCGCAGTGTGGgcttcttttctttgaaaacaatAACTATCCCACCTTGGGAGACAACTTTTTGAGACACGCCTACGTGGTATATGATCTTGACGATCGGGAGATCTCGCTTGCCCAGGTTGTGTCGAGTGCAAGTGAGAACATCACCCCGATTTCGTAG
- the CCT4 gene encoding T-complex protein 1 subunit delta (COG:O; BUSCO:EOG09261XNJ; EggNog:ENOG503NW0D): protein MSKVASNPSNARFKDKEKPQEVRRSNILAAKAVADAIRTSLGPKGMDKMIKTKTGEVIISNDGATILKHMAILHPAARMLVDVSAAQDVEAGDGTTSVAILTGSLLNAAEKLLNKGIHPTLIGESFQRAAQRSCEILLDMSHKIDLNDRDSLIKAASTSLSSKIVSQHSSLLAPLAVDSVLQITDESKTNVDLNDIRLVKKLGGTIDETELVNGIVMTQNVIKNAGGPIRVEKARIGLIQFQLSPPKPDMENNIVVNDYRQMDKILKEERAYLLNICKKIKKAKCNVILIQKSILRDAVNDLALHFLSKLNIMVIKDIERDEIEFMSKSIGCKPIADVDSFTEDKLGTADLIEEVESSGSKIVKITGISSKSLKPTVSIIVRGANPLILDETERSIHDALCVIRCLVKERGLIAGGGAPEIEVSRILMNESNKLSGVEQFVYKEFSEALEVIPVTLAENAGLNPIEVITDLKNKHENNERFAGISVRRSGTTNTFNDHILQPVLVNTSAVSLAAECVKSILRIDDIAFSR, encoded by the coding sequence ATGTCTAAAGTTGCCAGCAATCCTTCGAACGCCCGGttcaaagacaaggaaAAGCCTCAGGAAGTCCGTAGAAGTAATATTCTCGCGGCCAAGGCTGTGGCCGATGCCATCAGAACCTCCTTGGGTCCTAAAGGAATGGATAAGATGATCAAGACTAAAACAGGAGAAGTCATCATTTCCAATGACGGGGCCACCATTTTAAAGCACATGGCTATCTTGCACCCGGCCGCCAGAATGTTGGTCGATGTGAGTGCTGCTCAAGACGTGGAAGCCGGAGACGGTACCACCTCAGTGGCGATTTTGACTGGTTCCTTGTTGAACGCCGCTGAGAAATTATTAAATAAGGGAATCCATCCAACCTTAATCGGAGAGAGCTTCCAAAGAGCTGCCCAAAGAAGTTGTGAGATATTGTTGGACATGAGTCATAAGATAGATTTGAATGATCGGgattctttgatcaaagctGCTAGTACTTCATTGTCTTCCAAGATTGTGTCGCAACATTCATCTTTATTGGCCCCATTGGCGGTCGACTCTGTGTTGCAGATCACCGACGAATCCAAAACGAACGTCGACTTGAACGATATTCGcttggtcaagaagttgggtGGAACCATCGATGAAACCGAATTAGTGAATGGAATTGTCATGACACAGaatgtcatcaagaatgCCGGAGGCCCCATTCGAGTTGAAAAAGCCAGAATTGGGTTAATTCAGTTTCAGTTAAGTCCTCCAAAGCCCGACATGGAAAACAATATTGTTGTTAATGATTACAGACAGATGGATAAGATCTTAAAGGAAGAAAGAGcatacttgttgaacatatgtaagaagatcaagaaggcCAAGTGTAACGTCattttgatccaaaagTCCATTTTGAGAGATGCTGTTAACGATTTGGCCTTGCACTttttgtccaagttgaacatcatGGTTATAAAGGATATCGAGAGAGACGAAATAGAATTTATGTCCAAGTCTATTGGGTGCAAACCAATTGCGGATGTAGATAGCTTCACGGAGGACAAGTTGGGTACTGCtgacttgattgaagaagtggaaaGCAGTGGTTCCAAGATCGTTAAGATAACTGGTATAAGTTCTAAGTCGCTTAAACCAACTGTTTCTATCATAGTCAGAGGGGCCAACcctttgattttggacGAAACTGAGAGATCGATCCATGATGCCTTATGTGTCATCAGGTGTTTGGTCAAAGAAAGAGGGTTGATTGCTGGTGGAGGAGCTCCTGAAATCGAGGTGTCGAGAATCTTGATGAACGAGAGTAATAAATTATCTGGTGTTGAACAGTTTGTGTACAAGGAATTCAGTGAGGCATTGGAAGTTATTCCTGTGACATTAGCTGAAAATGCGGGTTTGAACCCAATCGAAGTCATCACtgacttgaaaaacaaaCATGAAAACAATGAAAGATTTGCTGGGATTTCTGTCAGAAGATCTGGTACTACTAACACTTTTAACGATCATATCTTACAACCAGTTTTGGTTAACACCTCAGCTGTCTCTTTAGCTGCCGAATGTGTCAAGTCTATCTTGCGTATAGATGACATAGCATTCAGTAGATGA
- a CDS encoding uncharacterized protein (COG:T; EggNog:ENOG503NUA6), whose protein sequence is MEKSLSPTKSEVYVTEEPYDKVPLESEDIKYSSTEILDESADDAPLPEVRSVVRPGDDESLPINSFRCYFVAVLFTVVGAAINQFFALRYPGITVTSTLAQLVSYPLGQFLARVLPVWSMDLGRFGTFVLNPDRHFNKKEHTIVTIMANISFTAAWATDVIQAQYIYGVPAPAGYQILMVLTCQLFGLGVAGLVDDVLVKDSHNYWPNTLANVALFDSLHSNANPVADGWRVSRLRFFLIVFLCSFVYYFFPGFIFQALSYFTWICWIVPNNVVVNQIFGQIQGLGFSPITFDWSQITYANGSPLLIPFWSQIMTIIGWLIFFGILPLILYYKNVMFFAYLPISSSDVFDNTGQAYNGSRVLDISTMALNEESYKEYSPPFLAATYAIGYGVSYAVLSSSVCYVVLYHGKDIVRSLTGGVREDVHVREMKKYPAVPKWWYGLLTVLVYAATIITMEKYDSKWPVWGITIALLMVMVFILPVGIVYARTNINTNCMTVLGQIIAGYAMNPSKPIVSLAWKFYAYTGISQAMYFSQDMKLGYYMKIPKKTLFWCQLSSCIIGAFVQVGILIAMLNNVDGICSADQPDHFTCPQGTTNFAASVVWSLVGPKRLVSPGKIYAGFLHLFWIGAVLVIITWLLQKKFPHNQVLKNWNWVIVFGAMGNYPPATGLNYTSACAVGILFNWYIKRKWGNWWLKYNFVLSCALDIGVALSGVIIFLCISYPGGSLSWWGNTVFDNTADGLLTPYKAIPEKGYFGPDTWK, encoded by the coding sequence ATGGAAAAACTGCTTTCGCCCACAAAATCAGAGGTCTACGTTACAGAAGAGCCATACGACAAGGTTCCACTCGAGCTGGAAGATATCAAGTATTCCTCCACCGAAATCCTTGATGAATCTGCTGATGACGCCCCGTTGCCGGAGGTGCGGTCGGTAGTACGCCCCGGTGATGATGAGTCGTTGCCCATCAACTCGTTTCGGTGCTACTTCGTGGCGGTATTATTCACGGTTGTTGGTGCTGCCATTAACCAATTTTTCGCTTTACGGTATCCCGGAATCACAGTCACCTCCACGCTAGCACAGTTGGTACTGTATCCGTTGGGCCAGTTTCTTGCCCGGGTGCTCCCTGTGTGGCTGATGGACTTGGGACGGTTCGGGACCTTTGTGTTGAACCCTGACAGGCACTTTAATAAGAAAGAGCACACGATTGTGACTATCATGGCCAATATCTCCTTTACGGCCGCATGGGCCACCGACGTGATCCAAGCCCAGTATATTTACGGTGTGCCCGCACCCGCGGGCTACCAGATCCTCATGGTTTTGACGTGTCAGTTGTTTGGGTTGGGGGTTGCTGGGCTTGTGGATGATGTTTTGGTGAAAGATTCTCATAACTACTGGCCCAACACCTTGGCCAATGTGGCCCTCTTTGACTCTTTACACTCCAACGCCAATCCAGTCGCAGACGGCTGGAGAGTCAGTAGACTTCGGTTTTTTCTCATTGTGTTTTTGTGCCTGTTTGTGTACTACTTTTTCCCCGGGTTTATATTCCAAGCCCTCTCCTACTTCACGTGGATATGCTGGATCGTCCCCAATAACGTAGTGGTGAACCAGATCTTTGGACAAatccaaggacttggatttTCTCCCATCACTTTCGactggctgcaaatcaCCTATGCGAACGGATCGCCGCTCTTGATTCcattttggctgcaaattaTGACCATTATCGGTTGGctcattttctttggcattttaccattgattttgtacTACAAGAATGTAATGTTCTTTGCGTACTTACCGATCTCATCATCTGATGTGTTTGATAACACGGGTCAGGCCTACAACGGGCTGCGGGTGCTTGATATCTCGACCATGGCCTTGAATGAAGAGTCGTACAAAGAATATTCCCCTCCGTTTTTGGCGGCGACCTATGCCATCGGCTACGGGGTCTCGTACGCGGTGTTGTCACTGTCGGTGTGCTACGTGGTGTTGTACCATGGCAAAGACATTGTGAGATCGTTGACCGGCGGTGTGAGAGAAGACGTTCACGTGCGGGAAATGAAAAAGTACCCGGCCGTGCCCAAGTGGTGGTACGGCTTGTTGACGGTGTTGGTTTACGCCGCAACAATCATCACCATGGAGAAGTACGATTCCAAATGGCCGGTGTGGGGAATTACCATCgccttgttgatggtgatggtgttCATTTTGCCAGTGGGAATTGTCTACGCCAGGaccaacatcaacaccaactgTATGACGGTGTTGGGCCAGATCATTGCCGGTTATGCCATGAACCCATCCAAGCCGATCGTGTCATTGGCATGGAAATTCTATGCCTACACGGGAATTTCTCAAGCCATGTACTTTTCGCAGGACATGAAGTTGGGCTACTATATGAAAATCCCCAAGAAGACCTTGTTTTGGTGTCAGTTGAGCTCATGTATCATCGGGGCGTTTGTCCAGGTGGGGATCTTGATCGCCATGTTGAACAACGTCGATGGTATTTGTCTGGCTGATCAGCCCGACCATTTTACTTGTCCTCAGGGAACCACtaattttgcagccagtgTGGTGTGGTCATTGGTGGGCCCCAAGCGGTTGGTATCACCCGGCAAGATATATGCGGGTTTTCTCCATCTTTTCTGGATTGGTGCTGTCTTGGTGATCATCACCTGGTTGTTGCAGAAGAAGTTCCCCCATAACCAGGTTTTAaagaactggaactggGTCATTGTGTTTGGGGCCATGGGTAACTATCCTCCTGCCACGGGACTAAACTATACATCGGCATGTGCAGTGGGTattctcttcaactggtACATCAAAAGAAAATGGGGTAATTGGTGGTTGAAATATAACTTTGTGTTATCGTGTGCATTGGATATCGGAGTCGCCTTATCGGGGGTGATTATCTTTTTGTGTATTTCATACCCTGGAGGCAGCTTGAGCTGGTGGGGAAACACTGTGTTTGATAACACGGCTGACGGTTTGTTGACGCCATATAAAGCTATTCCGGAGAAGGGGTACTTTGGTCCTGACACATGGAAATAA
- the CGR1 gene encoding rRNA-processing protein cgr1 (COG:P,T; EggNog:ENOG503NXSG): MLQITVPKSNILLPEYSGALLEGVTYNKSNNSLLWVEIEGATLHRYFFDTAEHQVLSSNLPGDSFGTLGLTTNDDKVVLGNRTGVVAADFSTQEITPIVSYPPNSRTRSNDGKIDPHGNLIVGTMSDFPYETAAEGSVFRLNSRSLKLETWKTNTTIANGLGWSPDLTKFYWTDSGSKQVYVYDYDEKSDQISNEKVFFDVRSITSDPSSAPDGMCVSEKGNIFVAVFNQAAVLKLNSSGEVVTRFNIPAPRITCVTIGGKNGDEMFVTTAGDHGRGTKSEYEGEDLGGHLFWYKLEESESETQFIWGGDV; encoded by the coding sequence aTGCTACAAATCACTGttcccaagtccaacatTCTTCTTCCAGAATACTCTGGTGCCCTACTCGAAGGAGTCACCTacaacaagtccaacaattcGCTTTTGTGGGTGGAGATCGAAGGTGCCACCTTACACCGGTATTTTTTTGATACCGCCGAACACCAGGTCTTGTCACTGAACCTTCCGGGTGACTCGTTTGGAACATTAGGGCTCACCACCAACGACGAcaaggtggtgttggggAATCGCACGGGTGTGGTGGCGGCGGACTTCTCGACCCAGGAAATCACGCCAATTGTGTCGTATCCGCCAAATTCTCGGACTAGGTCCAACGATGGTAAGATCGACCCCCACGGCAATTTAATCGTGGGGACCATGTCAGACTTTCCGTACGAGACGGCGGCCGAGGGACTGGTGTTCCGGCTCAATTCCAGGAGCTTGAAGCTTGAAACCTGGAAAACCAACACCACAATTGCCAATGGGTTGGGATGGAGCCCGGACTTGACGAAATTTTATTGGACCGACTCGGGGAGCAAACAGGTGTATGTGTACGACTACGACGAGAAGAGTGACCAGATCAGTAACGAAAAGGTGTTTTTTGATGTCAGGTCTATCACCAGTGATCCACTGTCAGCTCCAGACGGGATGTGTGTGAGCGAGAAGGGCAACATTTTTGTAGCGGTGTTCAACCAGGCGgcggtgttgaagttgaacagCAGCGGTGAGGTGGTCACCAGGTTCAACATCCCGGCTCCACGGATCACGTGTGTGACAATCGGGGGAAAGAACGGCGATGAGATGTTTGTCACCACCGCCGGAGACCACGGCAGGGGCACCAAGTCGGAGTATGAGGGAGAAGACTTGGGCGGCCATTTGTTTTGGTACAAATTGGAGGAGTCGGAGAGCGAGACCCAGTTTATCTGGGGAGGCGATGTTTAG
- a CDS encoding uncharacterized protein (EggNog:ENOG503PVQI), producing MKLQEPLFQAFNRLGFKLFGINPFNNRVAKLVSISKLGVENSVIAILLLYRFLLNHVVQIHDKKLIQKLVITSLVLSNKLYNDQSYTFKTWINLIELSGIPNIDMKMLKQLEIFFLSCLDYKLDYKFIMEDHKFWSHLCDIDVASTQLFRSRMLDARRN from the exons ATGAAATTACAAGAGCCACTCTTCCAGGCCTTTAATCGTCTAGGATTCAAGCTCTTTGGCATCAACCCCTTCAATAATAGAGTGGCCAAATTGGTCCTGATCTCCAAACTTGGGGTCGAAAACCTGGTAATAGCCATCCTACTTCTTTACCGGTTTCTTCTAAACCATGTGGTACAAATTCATgacaaaaagttgattcAGAAGTTGGTTATCACGTCCCTTGTGCTTTCCAACAAGCTCTACAATGATCAAAGTTATACCTTCAAAACCTGGATAAATTTAATCGAACTTCTGGGGATTCCCAATATCGAcatgaagatgttgaagcAATTGGAAATATTCTTTTTGAGCTGCCTCGACTACAAATTGGACTATAAGTTTATTATGGAAGACCACAAGTTTTGGAGCCATTTATGTGACATTGACGTTGCCAGCACACAACTATTCCGCAGCCGCATGCTTGACG CTAGGCGTAATTAA
- the STB4 gene encoding fungal zinc cluster transcription factor (EggNog:ENOG503P1DV; COG:B) yields MGLSKNGEGSMPNGPPTILNAQMEKELPYLTKTDDKTYIRHLENRLQYLESRLSYDGSQIYSSMRDGETEKEETNLFLNPSSKWRYSHRNQVLLVDSLCKTIFETLSPENKAKVQLPRPQYFGWNLSGTHYLGNDELPEPPFVKLPNTMEFYTDYFFREINQLYALVHEPVFIQQLATYLEMADNSERTSQARLFEAMWYLMVALSIRFTEFEKKRDLSLEALEMEEKMFRYAYRVVSILSFQWESFELIQCWLLITLYLRITHRQTSCFYSLGYAVTMAKAMGISRDSSRHRLLGTPYEEIKAHRVFWVLFTFERLIGLQNGRYGLIGQDEVEIPFPSYDFTAEKTRDNWITLPSLALIHIAKLATFVHTSRSEKLDLVKYQQINKELVGLNAWLNTNGFSINELFNAPDEKISSLVKSQVMLHYYDLVLCIHGKILFNFVGSRIATPGLKIEMVLDSCKNILSVLAKVHKANLLFVPWHLTLMLLFNVGVILLVLINAGLYLPTARSLYFQTTQLLLVLKRANVKSSDNKVLIKRRFKMSEECLWALKTTSKMVTLRFEQDLQNFAAIGTDPGSSEVNQATFDQYGFVKETEDEFKEVSRTGKRRKTEEVVQPVENVPHHAYADFFPMTGTNSDKSEFNEEPLPGDPSYVKADTASAGIYNNLLWFDRWFDSNLDNEVFMSGMDQSNMPPPSASTATSSSDI; encoded by the coding sequence ATGGGATTGTCCAAAAATGGTGAAGGTTCCATGCCTAACGGACCCCCCACGATTCTCAACGCCCAGATGGAAAAAGAGTTGCCGTATCTCACTAAAACCGATGACAAAACATATATCCGGCACTTGGAGAATCGACTCCAGTACCTCGAGTCGCGGCTCAGCTACGACGGGTCTCAAATATACAGTAGCATGCGAGACGGTGAAACAGAAAAGGAGGAAACCAACCTTTTTTTGAATCCTCTGTCAAAATGGAGGTACTCCCATCGCAACCAGGTACTTCTCGTTGACAGCTTGTGCAAGACCATCTTCGAGACCCTTTCTCCCGAGAATAAGGCCAAAGTACAACTCCCTCGGCCACAGTACTTTGGGTGGAACCTCAGTGGCACCCACTACTTGGGGAACGATGAGTTGCCCGAACCGCCGTTTGTCAAGCTCCCCAACACCATGGAGTTCTACACGGACTATTTTTTCCGGGAAATCAACCAGCTCTATGCGTTGGTGCACGAGCCGGTATTTATTCAGCAACTCGCGACCTACTTGGAGATGGCCGACAACCTGGAACGAACGTCACAGGCTCGGTTGTTCGAGGCCATGTGGTACTTGATGGTGGCCTTGAGCATCCGGTTCACTGAGTTTGAGAAAAAACGGGATTTGCTGCTCGAGGCCCTAGAaatggaagaaaagatgtTCCGGTACGCTTACCGAGTGGTGAGCATCTTGAGTTTCCAGTGGGAGTCGTTTGAATTGATCCAGTGTTGGCTCTTAATCACCCTTTATCTCCGGATAACCCATCGTCAAACCTCGTGCTTCTACTCGTTGGGATATGCCGTCACCATGGCCAAAGCCATGGGAATTTCTCGAGACCTGCTGAGACATCGGTTGTTAGGGACTCCGTACGAGGAGATCAAGGCCCACCGAGTGTTCTGGGTGCTCTTCACGTTTGAGAGGCTCATTGGCCTTCAGAATGGGCGGTACGGCCTTATCGGCCAGGACGAGGTGGAGATCCCGTTCCCCCTGTATGACTTCACGGCTGAAAAAACCAGAGATAATTGGATCACACTCCCGTCCTTGGCCTTGATCCACATCGCCAAGCTTGCCACGTTTGTGCACACGTCCCGActggagaagttggatcTCGTCAAGTACCAGCAGATAAATAAAGAGTTGGTAGGCTTGAATGCGTGGTTGAACACCAATGGCTTTTCGATCAACGAGCTTTTCAATGCCCCTGATGAGAAGATCAGCTCGCTCGTGAAATCCCAGGTCATGTTACACTACTATGACTTGGTGCTATGTATCCACGGTAAGATtttattcaactttgtGGGTAGCCGGATCGCAACCCCGGGTCTCAAGATCGAAATGGTGTTGGACTCGTGCAAAAACATCTTGAGCGTGTTGGCCAAGGTCCACAAAGCCAACCTCCTCTTTGTGCCATGGCACTTGACATTGATGTTGCTTTTCAACGTGGGGGTTATTCTCTTGGTGCTCATCAACGCTGGGTTGTATCTCCCCACCGCCAGGAGCTTATACTTCCAGACAACccaattgttgttggtgttgaagcGGGCCAACGTCAAGTCCAGTGACAATAAGGTGCTTATCAAGAGACGGTTCAAGATGTCGGAAGAGTGTCTTTGGGCTTTGAAGACCACCAGCAAGATGGTGACGTTGCGGTTCGAACAAGATCTCCAGAACTTTGCTGCGATTGGAACCGACCCAGGGTCGTCTGAAGTCAACCAGGCAACGTTCGACCAGTACGGGTTTGTCAAGGAGACGGAGGACGAGTTTAAAGAGGTTTCAAGAACGGGTAAACGTCGGAAAACCGAGGAGGTTGTACAACCAGTAGAAAACGTGCCCCACCACGCATATGCTGATTTCTTCCCAATGACAGGCACCAACTCCGACAAGAGTGAATTCAATGAGGAGCCTCTTCCGGGAGACCCTAGTTATGTGAAGGCGGATACTGCAAGTGCCGGGATCTACAATAATCTTTTGTGGTTTGACCGATGGTTTGACAGTAATCTTGATAATGAGGTGTTTATGTCGGGGATGGATCAGTCTAATatgccaccaccaagtgCGAGTACTGCCACCAGTAGCTCAGACATTTAG